The following coding sequences lie in one Cydia strobilella chromosome 16, ilCydStro3.1, whole genome shotgun sequence genomic window:
- the LOC134748225 gene encoding viral IAP-associated factor homolog, whose protein sequence is MQNPNEDTEWNDVLRAKGIIPQKEKEVTEDDIVNMIEQTIQQKQQEKDKQLSELDLDGLDELEDSEDEAVLEEYRRKRIAELKRLAEKPKFGDVREVSGQDYVQEVNKAGEGIWVVIHLYKQGIQQCALLNQHLRELAAKYPYTKFLKAIAQTCIPNFPERNLPSVFVYFEGDMKKQFVGPHELRGTGITCDELEYILGQVGAVDTKIKEDPRPKIKDKLFQDLGSNDW, encoded by the exons atgCAG AACCCAAATGAGGATACAGAATGGAACGATGTGCTGCGCGCGAAGGGTATTATTCCACAAAAAGAGAAGGAAGTTACAGAAGATGACATCGTTAATATGATTGAACAGACGATACAGCAAAAACAGCAGGAAA aGGATAAGCAGTTATCAGAACTAGACCTAGACGGGCTAGATGAGCTAGAGGACTCTGAAGATGAAGCAGTATTAGAAGAATACAGAAGGAAGCGCATCGCTGAGCTGAAACGGTTAGCAGAGAAACCAAAGTTTGGAGATGTACGGGAGGTCTCAGGGCAGGACTATGTGCAGGAGGTCAACAAGGCCGGGGAAGGCATTTGGGTGGTCATCCACTTATACAAGCAGGG TATCCAGCAGTGTGCCCTCCTAAACCAGCACCTCAGAGAGCTAGCAGCCAAGTACCCATACACAAAGTTCCTGAAAGCAATAGCGCAGACATGCATCCCCAACTTCCCTGAGCGGAACCTGCCCAGCGTGTTTGTGTACTTTGAGGGGGACATGAAAAAACAGTTTGTGGGGCCACATGAGCTAAGAGGCACTGGGATCACATGTGATG AACTGGAATACATTCTTGGGCAAGTAGGAGCCGTGGACACCAAAATCAAAGAAGACCCTCGGCCTAAGATCAAAGACAAGTTGTTCCAAGACCTGGGCTCAAATGACTGGTGA